TATCCACAATGTGTGCAGTGAATTTGATATGTAGGAGTGGAGTAGACAAATGAAAGCGATTATTGACGGATTACTCGTATTGTCTAATGAAATCGTAACGGGACATATTCTGATGTATGAAAAGGACATATGGAAAATCGTACCGCGGCACCAGTTCCGCGCCGGCATGTGCACGGAATTGATTGACGCCAACGGCGGCTTTGTCGTGCCGGGCTTTATTAACGAGCACATCCACGGCTGCGCCGGCGCCGACGTGATGGACGAAGACGGGCAGGCCTTGGAAACGATGCGGAAGGCCCTGCCGGCTACGGGCGTCACGTCCTTTGTGGCGACGACTATGACCCAGTCGAAGGAAGCGATGGCCGGGGCGCTGGAACGCATTCGCCAGGCCATGGGCAAGCAGGGCGGCGCCCAGGTTCTCGGCGCCCATCTGGAAGGACCCTTCGTGAGCGAAGCCTATAAGGGGGCCCAGGCGGCGGGACACCTCGCCGCTCCCGATTTTTCCTGGATTGCGCCCTATGCTGACGTCGTGAAGATCGTCACCGTAGCGCCGGAAGTATTGAAGAACAAAGACTTTTTGAAGGATTGCCGGGACCATCAGATTCTCGTGTCGCTGGGACACAGCGCGGCGACGTATGAAGAGGTCATGGAAATCGTCGACGCCGGCGGACTGTGCCATGCGACGCACCTGTACAACGCCATGGCTCCCTTCCACCATCGGCAGCCCGGCCTTGTCGGCGCGGCCCTGCTGTCGCCGAAGGTACACTGCGAGTTGATCTGCGACAACCTGCATGTCCATCCGGCGGCGCAGAAGCTGGCTTATCAGCTGAAAGGCCGCGACGGCATTATTCTCGTAACCGATTCGATGCGGGCCTGCCTGCAGGGCGACGGCGAATCGGAATTGGGCGGCCAGGCCGTATACGTCAAGGATGGACAGGCTCGTTTGGCCGACGGTACGCTGGCCGGAAGCACAGCCGTCATGAATCAGGTCGTGCTCAACTTCCTCATCAACAGCGGCGCGTCCCTGCCCGACGTCGTGGCCATGGCTTCAGCTAATCCGGCAAAGGACTTGGGCCTGTACGACCGCCTGGGCTCGCTGGAAGAAGGAAAGCAGGCCGACGTCGTCGTATTGGACAGCAACGATTTCCACGTGAAGCAGACGGTCATCGCCGGCGAGCTTGTGTATGATGAATTGGCAAAATAGGTTAAATCGATGGATCACAATCGGGGTCGGTTTTCTCGTAGCAGCAGCGCTGCTTACGGCCTGTCAGCCGGCCCCGGAAACAAAGGCAAATGTATCTGGCAGCGAAACAGTGGAAGAACGAGCTGCGCGCATCGTTGCGGCCATGTCGCCGGAAGATAAGGCCGGACAGGTGATGATGGTCGGTTTAATGAATGAGAAGCTGCAGCCTGAAGACCTGCGGCAGCTGGCAATCTGCCGGGCCGGCAACGTCATTTTGTTTGACCGCAATATGCAGTCGCCGGCGCAAGTCCGGGCTTTGTCCGGCGAAGTGAAACAAACGATTGAAAGGCAATGCGGCATAGCGCCATTTATTGCTGTTGACCAAGAAGGCGGACAGGTACTGCGCATGCGGGATCAGTTTCTTCCTGTTCCCAGTCAGGAAGAAATCGGCCGCGGCGGCAGCCCTGGGAAAGCCAGACAATGGGCTGCCGATACAGGACGTGAATTGAAGTCTATGGGGATTAACGTCAATTTTGCGCCCGTTGTCGATTTAGGTTCTTCGGCAGAGCGCTCATACGGCAGCGATCCGGAAATGGTATCGGCATATGCAGTACAGGCTTGTCAAGGCTATGCAGAGGCGGGTATTTGGTGTGCTATTAAACACTTTCCCGGAATCGGCAAGGTTCAGACAGATCCGCATATAGACGGAGACAGCGTTGCGGCTTCTAAAGACGAGCTGATGCAGCAGGATCTGAAGCCCTTTGCAGTGATTATACGGCAAATACCTGCTGATGCCATGCTCATTATGGTGTCGAATGTTACCTTTCCCTCTTTGGATGCGGAATATCCGGCATGCGTATCGCAGACGGTTATGACGGATTTGTTGCGGGAGACATATGGCTACAAGGGCCTTATCGTATCGGACGATATGGAAATGGGCGCCATGGCCAAGCATTATGCCTTTTCCGACATGGGTGTCATGGCCTTGAAAGCTGGTGCCGATATGGTGCTGGTTTGTCATGATTACGGTCATGAACAAGAGACACATGACGGCATAGTAAGGGAATATAAGGCAAATCCGGAATTTCGCCAAATGGTTGATGAAAAAGTAATGCATATTGTAGAAACAAAATTGAAAATGAATTATTTGTAAACTGTGTTCTGTAGAATATAGTAAAAGACCATGCAGCGTCGGTTCGTAACGGCCGAACGAGGCATGGTCTTCTTTGTTTCCGAAACGGCTTCAGCGAGGAGCCTTTCGGTATGTTTTTCTGTAGTCGCGGGGAAGAAGCTGCGTCGCTTCCTTGAAGGCCTTGGTGAATTTTCCCTGCGTTTCGTAGCCTACGGCGGCGGCAATCGCGGCGATGGAGTCGTCCGTCTGCTGCAGGAGCTCCATAGCCCGGCGGATTCGGTAGGATCGCATGT
This region of Megasphaera stantonii genomic DNA includes:
- the nagA gene encoding N-acetylglucosamine-6-phosphate deacetylase gives rise to the protein MKAIIDGLLVLSNEIVTGHILMYEKDIWKIVPRHQFRAGMCTELIDANGGFVVPGFINEHIHGCAGADVMDEDGQALETMRKALPATGVTSFVATTMTQSKEAMAGALERIRQAMGKQGGAQVLGAHLEGPFVSEAYKGAQAAGHLAAPDFSWIAPYADVVKIVTVAPEVLKNKDFLKDCRDHQILVSLGHSAATYEEVMEIVDAGGLCHATHLYNAMAPFHHRQPGLVGAALLSPKVHCELICDNLHVHPAAQKLAYQLKGRDGIILVTDSMRACLQGDGESELGGQAVYVKDGQARLADGTLAGSTAVMNQVVLNFLINSGASLPDVVAMASANPAKDLGLYDRLGSLEEGKQADVVVLDSNDFHVKQTVIAGELVYDELAK
- the nagZ gene encoding beta-N-acetylhexosaminidase → MEERAARIVAAMSPEDKAGQVMMVGLMNEKLQPEDLRQLAICRAGNVILFDRNMQSPAQVRALSGEVKQTIERQCGIAPFIAVDQEGGQVLRMRDQFLPVPSQEEIGRGGSPGKARQWAADTGRELKSMGINVNFAPVVDLGSSAERSYGSDPEMVSAYAVQACQGYAEAGIWCAIKHFPGIGKVQTDPHIDGDSVAASKDELMQQDLKPFAVIIRQIPADAMLIMVSNVTFPSLDAEYPACVSQTVMTDLLRETYGYKGLIVSDDMEMGAMAKHYAFSDMGVMALKAGADMVLVCHDYGHEQETHDGIVREYKANPEFRQMVDEKVMHIVETKLKMNYL